In Conger conger chromosome 12, fConCon1.1, whole genome shotgun sequence, one DNA window encodes the following:
- the pigo gene encoding GPI ethanolamine phosphate transferase 3: protein MKRLPVLAMLLWVCAVFYVGIFLFFGGFLLVRLEVNRSSSCDDLLTPRDEGGRDFCRGEPRFRRAVVLIIDALKIDFARFDARNLAPKPYENKLPVLEEVMSSQPTHSRLYPFRADPPTTTMQRIKGFTTGSLPTFIDVGNNFASSAILEDNLVHQLGRAGKRVVFMGDDTWESLFPKKFHRSLPFPSFNVKDLHTVDNGILQHLYPTMEGSDWDVLIAHFLGVDHCGHRFGPDHPAMADKLTQMDEVIRSVIGRLENDTLLVVMGDHGMTDSGDHGGESLKETDAALFLYSSAPVFPAPGAQAEPEVVPQTDLVPTLALLLGIPIPYSNIGQVLLPLFPQHTGSPGAPPPLSQAEALWINSKQVSRFLETYTQISKDIPAEMQSVLREDFSRISSEFRSSAQRGLPASPELVSSLQGYLSAVRETCRSSWARFHPLKMAAGLAVLAGACALCLAVSELGDAGSLRGPLATGAGLAVGVGVAQLVAGGYSDVSWCLGAFALSSQALFLRRAWLTARGGQSKGGLRELLPQLSAPLLVLLVRCAALMSDSYVIAEGRVATFLLCSLGLYVPLRLNWDGLLLPPADPQKPLGLQPSPSLSPAVVRRESLALLACVAVLAGSLYLSLSFHGCREEQGSCQPSAFLSPLSRLQDSRLRNLHYLLSVASLAAWTYALRRWLRHYGNLNCQAPAVAAARWLLPSVSVCLALHWAVSSTPEESFRSLAQLIGLAVETLPRAAFALLGLGVGLVWLDPLMVFLKPRQPAQPRGPPLPPRYRASTGISPQAELHHLIPQLYQRMRRSLEDDDGPEGGAEGDTRPAVEAYGLGTVYSAPLLLQWGLLGLGLLLLHPEGLALSFLLLLLEAGALLHLHASSTSLGLLQGTHTGEFAVPWTPLVLWALAATQFFHATGHLPTFTSIQWGAAFVGFPKGHTGTLLPATLVTLNTFSSHILFAVGCPLLLFWPLLCEARGGRRGRGSGEEGEDVVMEMRLRERPEQFSSTLLQLAARYLFIHGAQVLASAVAAAILRRHLMVWSVFAPKLMFEASGFVVSSAFLCLGLALVMRVDVAVSRWFKRLLPEQSR, encoded by the exons ATGAAGAGGCTCCCTGTTCTGGCGATGCTCCTGTGGGTGTGCGCGGTGTTTTACGTGGGGATCTTCCTGTTTTTCGGGGGGTTCCTCCTGGTGCGACTGGAGGTCAACCGGAGCAGCTCCTGTGACGACCTCCTGACGCCGCGGGATGAGGGAGGGCGGGACTTCTGTCGCGGGGAGCCTCGGTTCCGGAGGGCCGTGGTTCTGATCATCGACGCCCTGAAGATCGACTTCGCCCGCTTCGACGCCCGGAACTTGGCCCCCAAGCCCTACGAGAACAAGCTTCCTGTGCTGGAGGAAGTGATGTCGTCACAACCGACCCACTCCCGGCTGTACCCCTTCCGGGccgacccccccaccaccaccatgcAGCGCATCAAGGGCTTCACCACCGGCTCCCTGCCCACCTTCATCGACGTGGGCAACAACTTCGCCTCCAGCGCCATCCTGGAGGACAACCTGGTGCACCAGCTGGGCCGAGCCG GCAAACGTGTGGTGTTCATGGGGGACGACACCTGGGAGAGCCTCTTCCCCAAGAAGTTCCACCGCTCCCTGCCCTTCCCTTCCTTCAATGTCAAAGACCTGCACACCGTGGACAACGGCATCCTGCAGCACCTCTATCCCACCA tggaggGCAGTGACTGGGACGTGCTCATTGCCCACTTCCTGGGGGTGGATCACTGTGGGCACCGTTTCGGGCCGGACCACCCAGCCATGGCCGACAAGCTGACCCAAATGGACGAGGTCATCAG GTCTGTGATTGGCCGGCTGGAGAACGACACGCTGCTGGTGGTGATGGGGGATCACGGGATGACGGACAGCGGTGACCACGGGGGGGAGAGCCTGAAGGAGACGGACGCCGCCCTGTTCCTCTACAGCTCCGCCCCCGTCTTCCCTGCCCCCGGAGCCCAG GCGGAGCCCGAGGTGGTGCCCCAAACGGACCTGGTCCCCACGCTGGCCCTGCTCCTGGGGATCCCCATCCCCTACAGCAACATCGGCCAGGTCCTCCTGCCCCTCTTCCCTCAGCACACGGGGAGTCCTGGCGCACCGCCCCCTCTCAGCCAGGCGGAGGCGCTGTGGATCAATTCCAAGCAG GTGAGCCGGTTCCTGGAGACGTATACCCAGATATCCAAAGACATTCCGGCGGAGATGCAGTCCGTCCTTCGGGAAGACTTCTCCCGGATCTCCTCAGAGTTCCGGAGCTCGGCCCAGAGGGGCCTCCCTGCCTCCCCGGAGCTggtgtcctccctgcagggcTACCTGTCGGCCGTGAGGGAGACCTGCCGCTCCTCCTGGGCTCGCTTCCACcccctcaaaatggccgccggacTCGCTGTCCTGGCGGGCGCCTGCGCCCTGTGCCTGGCCGTTTCCGAGCTGGGGGACGCGGGGTCCCTGCGGGGCCCGCTGGCGACGGGGGCGGGCCTGGCGGTGGGCGTGGGCGTGGCGCAGCTGGTTGCCGGGGGTTACTCGGACGTCTCATGGTGCCTGGGCGCGTTCGCTCTCTCCTCCCAGGCGCTGTTCCTCCGCAGGGCGTGGCTCACCGCCCGCGGGGGCCAGTCCAAGGGCGGCCTGAGGGAGCTCCTCCCCCAGCTCTCCGCCCCGCTCCTCGTGCTCCTCGTGCGGTGTGCCGCCCTGATGTCGGACAGCTACGTCATCGCGGAGGGGCGAGTCGCCACGTTCCTGCTCTGCTCCCTGGGCCTCTACGTCCCGCTCCGACTCAACTGGGACgggctcctcctgccccccgcGGACCCCCAGAAGCCCCTGGGGCTGCAGCCGTCCCCCTCGCTGTCCCCCGCGGTGGTGCGCAGAGAGAGCCTGGCGCTGCTGGCCTGCGTGGCGGTTTTGGCGGGCTCGCTCTACCTCTCGCTGTCCTTCCACGGCTGTCGCGAGGAGCAGGGGTCCTGCCAGCCCTCGGCCTTCCTCTCCCCGCTGTCCCGCCTGCAGGACAGCCGCCTGCGGAACCTGCACTACCTCCTTTCGGTGGCCTCGCTGGCCGCCTGGACCTACGCCCTGCGCCGCTGGCTCCGTCACTACGGCAACCTCAACTGCCAGGCCCCCGCCGTGGCAGCCGCCCGCTGGCTCCTCCCCTCGGTGTCCGTGTGCCTGGCGCTGCATTGGGCCGTGAGCTCCACCCCCGAGGAGAGCTTCCGCAGCCTCGCCCAGCTGATCGGCCTGGCCGTGGAGACCCTCCCTCGAGCCGCCTTTGCCCTGCTGGGGCTGGGGGTCGGCCTGGTGTGGCTGGACCCGCTGATGGTGTTCCTGAAGCCGCGGCAGCCCGCTCAGCCTCGAGGCCCGCCCCTCCCGCCCCGCTACCGGGCCAGCACGGGGATCAGTCCGCAGGCCGAGCTCCACCACCTAATCCCCCAGCTCTACCAGCGCATGCGCCGCTCCCTGGAGGATGACGATGGGCCCGAGGGGGGCGCCGAGGGGGACACCAGGCCGGCCGTGGAGGCCTACGGGCTGGGTACGGTGTACTCGGCCCCCCTGCTCCTCCAGTGGGGcctgctggggctggggctgctcctgctgcaccccgAGGGCCTGGCGCTCTCcttcctgctgctcctcctggaGGCGGGAGCCCTGCTGCACCTCcacgcctcctccacctccctggGCCTCCTGCAGGGGACACACACGG GTGAGTTCGCTGTGCCCTGGACCCCGCTGGTTTTGTGGGCGCTGGCTGCCACCCAGTTTTTCCACGCCACGGGACACCTGCCCACCTTCACCTCCATCCAGTGGGGCGCTGCCTTCGTGGGGTTCCCCAAGGGTCACACCGGGACCCTGCTACCAGCCACGCTGGTCACCCTCAACACCTTCTCCTCTCACATCCTCTTCGCAG TTGGCTGCCCGCTGCTGCTCTTCTGGCCTCTGCTATGTGAGGCACGTGGGGGGCGAAGGGGGCGGGGCtcgggggaggagggagaggacgTCGTCATGGAgatgaggctgagagagaggcccGAGCAGTTCTCCTCCACCCTGCTGCAGCTcgccgcccggtatctcttcatCCACGGAGCGCAG GTTCTGGCCTCAGCCGTTGCTGCAGCCATACTGAGGAGACATCTGATGGTGTGGAGTGTCTTTGCACCCAA GCTGATGTTTGAGGCCAGTGGCTTCGTGGTGAGCAGCGCGTTCCTGTGCCTGGGCCTGGCGCTGGTGATGCGTGTGGATGTGGCGGTGAGCCGCTGGTTTAAGAGGCTCCTCCCCGAGCAGTCCAGGTAG